Proteins found in one Mucilaginibacter gracilis genomic segment:
- a CDS encoding PorP/SprF family type IX secretion system membrane protein — protein sequence MRSNTYYKLTAALFIGLLTCGVTTVKAQVSPLSSQYYQNQYLFNPAMAGLNSGFNVNVDYRKQQLGVNGSQNSQAASAEYQMDKVGLGVNLTNQLSGVFRQTRAMVTYAYHLPLSGDNQKLNFGLSAGVVDNHLNIDQVFGDQSDPTLANYNSKGTSFDGDFGVAYTSDKLTVQGALPNLRYLFKDNGSLQEREVFFTAVSYKFFDPANVSVEPKAAYRQVKGYDNIFDAGANVAFNNEQFSLQGFYHTSKSATFGVGYSFAAYSILGFYTTNTSSLNSYSSGDFEISLKINLSKLK from the coding sequence ATGAGATCAAATACATATTATAAGTTAACCGCGGCCCTTTTTATAGGTTTACTTACTTGCGGTGTTACAACAGTAAAGGCGCAGGTAAGCCCGCTTTCATCGCAATATTACCAAAACCAATACCTGTTTAACCCTGCAATGGCAGGGCTAAACAGCGGCTTTAATGTTAATGTTGATTACCGTAAACAACAGTTGGGTGTTAACGGTTCGCAAAATTCGCAAGCCGCCTCGGCCGAGTACCAAATGGATAAGGTAGGTTTGGGTGTTAATTTAACCAACCAGTTATCGGGCGTGTTTAGGCAAACAAGGGCTATGGTTACGTATGCATACCATTTGCCTTTAAGCGGCGACAACCAAAAATTAAACTTTGGTTTATCGGCAGGTGTGGTTGATAACCATTTAAATATCGACCAGGTTTTTGGCGACCAAAGCGACCCTACCCTGGCTAATTATAACAGCAAAGGAACATCATTTGACGGCGATTTTGGTGTGGCATATACCAGCGACAAGTTAACCGTGCAAGGAGCACTACCAAACCTGCGTTATTTGTTTAAAGACAATGGCAGCCTGCAAGAAAGAGAAGTTTTTTTTACCGCCGTAAGCTATAAGTTTTTTGACCCCGCCAATGTTAGCGTAGAACCAAAAGCTGCTTACCGCCAGGTAAAAGGATACGATAATATTTTTGACGCTGGTGCAAACGTTGCCTTTAATAACGAGCAATTTAGCTTACAGGGTTTTTATCACACCTCAAAAAGTGCAACTTTTGGTGTGGGATATAGCTTTGCCGCTTACTCAATACTTGGTTTTTATACAACCAACACTTCGTCATTAAACTCATACAGCAGTGGCGATTTTGAAATTAGCTTAAAGATAAACCTTTCGAAATTGAAATAA
- a CDS encoding TonB-dependent receptor, with the protein MRLILLFFLALMLSGAQLFAQSRITGKIFDSKTQEALIGATVVVKGSTVAASASLDGSFKITLPAPGSGVLVFSYIGYISKEIPVSESKNLGSVLLVANSSSLNEVVINAPAIDRKTPIAVSTVNAEFIEEKGSGVDFPQLLKETPGVMVTENGGGYGDSRISIRGFSANNVAVLINGIPVNDVENGRVYWSDWAGLTDITSSIQVQRGIGASKVAAPSLGGTIAITTRSLDAQPGGTLIGSAGSFNANKEGVSVSSGLSDKGWATSFLLSRTNGDGIAQGLYFNGYSYFANVSKLLTKSQTLSLNIMGAAQLHGQRYNKNLITTYKNATQGPQYNSDWGYYNGQVQSAEINYYNKPAIALNHIWTINSSSSLSTVAQASFGTGASRYVTNASASPYKTLLPNKSGEYPRTGDAYSPVDFDALVKNNMANGDGSSLNYFQNVANSHQQYNVLSTYKKNFSDNLDLMLGADLRYYEGQHYYQMQDLLGGQYVYDPRTTSNSSGVNAGSGDINNPYHKVVVGDRFNRNYQFDVGSIGLFSQVEYTKKALTVFASGAISNTGNKRIDYFNYLNADPNRESKYIYFLGLQAKGGANYNLDNNNNVFFNIGFLQRAPLVANVFVNNNNSINTDAVPEKLMSYELGYGFRSAELTGNVNLYRSTYHDKSVAPVTEVNTDGSVSSVNLSGLNELHQGVEFNLNYKPNRAISFRGMFSVGKWTYLSDTGPIQVISDNGFPNTLPSLHVKGLNVGDAAQTTGSFGADWYILPKVKINPVVNYYANYTANFYADNITGANYVPYKIPNYTLYDLNIVFRFKFAGLDASFIGNCRNLFNTAYISDALDSSGLNNTASTIGVYYGTGRTYTTTLRIKF; encoded by the coding sequence ATGAGATTAATTTTACTTTTTTTCTTAGCTCTGATGTTATCCGGGGCACAGCTATTTGCGCAAAGCCGTATAACCGGCAAAATTTTCGATTCAAAAACTCAAGAAGCACTAATTGGAGCAACTGTTGTAGTTAAAGGAAGCACCGTTGCCGCTTCGGCATCATTAGACGGTTCCTTTAAAATCACCCTCCCTGCCCCCGGCAGCGGCGTGTTGGTATTTAGCTATATTGGTTATATATCAAAAGAAATTCCGGTTTCAGAAAGTAAAAATCTCGGATCGGTTTTGCTGGTTGCTAATTCGTCGTCGTTAAACGAGGTTGTAATTAACGCTCCGGCTATTGACCGTAAAACTCCTATAGCTGTTTCAACCGTAAATGCCGAATTTATAGAAGAAAAAGGTTCGGGTGTTGATTTTCCTCAATTACTAAAAGAAACTCCGGGTGTTATGGTTACCGAAAACGGCGGTGGTTATGGCGATTCGCGCATCAGTATCCGTGGCTTTAGTGCCAACAACGTGGCCGTGCTAATTAACGGTATACCCGTTAACGATGTTGAAAACGGCCGTGTTTACTGGAGCGATTGGGCAGGTTTAACTGATATTACATCATCAATACAGGTACAGCGCGGTATTGGAGCATCTAAGGTTGCAGCACCATCATTAGGTGGTACAATTGCTATTACAACCCGAAGCCTTGACGCGCAGCCCGGCGGTACCCTAATTGGTAGCGCGGGTAGTTTTAATGCTAATAAAGAGGGTGTATCGGTATCGTCTGGCTTAAGTGATAAAGGATGGGCAACATCTTTCCTACTATCACGTACCAACGGCGATGGTATTGCACAGGGTCTATATTTTAACGGATATAGCTACTTTGCCAACGTGAGTAAATTACTTACAAAAAGCCAAACACTATCGTTAAACATAATGGGGGCAGCGCAATTACATGGGCAGCGTTACAACAAAAACCTAATAACAACTTATAAAAATGCTACACAGGGCCCACAATATAACTCTGATTGGGGTTATTATAATGGACAGGTACAAAGCGCCGAAATAAACTATTATAACAAACCAGCAATTGCACTTAACCACATTTGGACAATTAATTCAAGTTCGTCATTATCTACTGTGGCACAGGCTTCGTTTGGGACAGGCGCATCAAGATATGTTACCAATGCAAGCGCGTCGCCTTATAAAACACTATTGCCAAATAAATCTGGCGAATATCCAAGAACAGGGGACGCCTACTCGCCTGTTGACTTTGACGCATTAGTTAAAAATAATATGGCTAACGGCGATGGTTCTTCATTAAATTATTTTCAAAATGTTGCCAATAGTCATCAGCAATACAATGTGCTATCCACTTATAAAAAGAATTTTAGCGACAATCTTGATTTGATGCTGGGAGCCGACCTAAGATACTACGAAGGCCAACATTACTACCAAATGCAAGATTTACTGGGTGGCCAGTATGTTTACGATCCGCGTACAACCAGTAATTCAAGTGGTGTAAACGCAGGCTCGGGCGATATTAATAACCCTTATCACAAAGTAGTAGTGGGCGATAGGTTTAACAGAAATTACCAGTTTGATGTAGGTTCGATAGGTTTATTTTCGCAGGTTGAGTACACCAAGAAAGCCCTTACGGTATTTGCATCGGGTGCTATCTCTAATACAGGTAATAAAAGGATAGATTATTTTAACTATTTAAACGCCGACCCTAACCGTGAGAGTAAATATATTTACTTTTTAGGCTTGCAAGCTAAAGGCGGTGCCAACTATAACCTTGACAACAATAATAACGTATTTTTCAATATTGGTTTTTTACAACGCGCACCATTAGTTGCCAATGTATTTGTTAATAACAATAATAGCATTAACACTGACGCTGTACCCGAAAAACTAATGAGCTATGAGTTAGGTTACGGTTTTAGAAGTGCAGAGTTAACAGGAAACGTTAACCTTTACAGATCAACCTATCACGACAAATCTGTGGCTCCTGTTACCGAGGTTAATACCGACGGTTCGGTTTCATCAGTTAACCTTTCGGGATTAAATGAACTTCACCAAGGGGTAGAATTTAACCTGAATTATAAACCAAACCGGGCTATTTCTTTTAGGGGTATGTTCTCGGTAGGTAAATGGACGTATCTATCTGATACAGGCCCAATCCAGGTAATAAGTGACAACGGCTTTCCAAATACTTTACCTTCACTGCACGTAAAAGGACTTAATGTAGGTGATGCTGCACAAACAACAGGCTCGTTTGGTGCCGATTGGTATATTTTACCTAAGGTGAAAATTAACCCTGTGGTAAACTACTATGCTAACTATACTGCTAATTTTTATGCTGATAATATAACCGGGGCTAATTACGTACCCTATAAAATACCAAACTATACTTTATATGACCTAAACATAGTATTCAGATTTAAATTTGCCGGCCTGGATGCTTCATTTATTGGCAACTGCCGTAACCTATTTAACACCGCCTATATATCTGACGCTCTTGACAGCAGCGGTTTAAACAATACGGCATCAACCATTGGCGTATACTATGGTACTGGCAGAACATATACTACCACTTTAAGGATAAAATTTTAA
- a CDS encoding beta strand repeat-containing protein codes for MKKRLLYFVFSLFFLLVSNLSFGQAFTATYDFSSFVVASGQSDPTGATPASIPGLTCGLFTAASTLSTSSSAGNRFSFSKWPPGATAGSDAFTGSIDTTKYYSVTLTPNAAKLTLTTMTFTVQRSSTGIRQYAVRSSLDSYNSNLAASINPTSAALSVVATNIFQITDATTGATNGSTITFDATAFANLTAPVTIRFYGINANGTAGGGTFSIDNVVFNGSTTTVSSTPTLVATPTSLDFGATTGVNGSSVKTFTLSGSNLTAGATLTTADPYSISVDGGTTFNTTATITAATLAAAQTISVKFSPTTTTATTGNIAITSTGAATQNVGLAGTGVTPTLTASATTLTFTSQAVGTTSTAQSVTLSGVGLSTNTTVSVAAPFAISKDGTNYSTLVTYTPAELAATTSPTLSVVFAPTAAGTPTGTITIASAGATSKTVSLNGTATGSGNSIANHVVISQLYTAGGNSGAIYNWDFIELYNPTSADVNLSTWSLQYQSAAGVGAFSGQTTFPAGTVIKSHGYYLVQEQPNSQTVTVGAALPVTADLATVGIVNNFNLGAGAGKLALCNSTTVLNGTPPNTAATSPPLLLSTANIVDFVGWGLVNYNESFVLANPAVPTTTSLTGSAPAMSATGGDIRLANASSTAATLAPGGSDATAGNGYDTNVNSTDFVLETGIANIVPRNSQTTATVTTTTPPALTTSVSSIDFGTTVLVNSGTLVKTFTLSASSLTAPVTLTTAAPYTISVDGGTTYVTTATITAATLATAQTISVKFTPTTTTAATGSVSITTTGAIGQGVILNGTGTNVVALPTLTATPTTLAFGNVNAGVTLVKTFTLGGSTLTTATTTVNATAPYTVSKDGTTYTASVTYSVAELTATTAPTVSVKFSPLAAGAANSTITFTNTEVATLPTVTITGTGVIPVLTATTAPATTPTAVDFGNQTISTSAVKSYALSGVNLVGSTTVHVTGTGYLISKDNTTFATTDLTYTAAELTATTAPSVYIKFTPATIGTLAGSITNTTTGTGAVVLPVALTGISVAAPVPAVTLNPAALTFSATVNTTSASQSFIITGANISGATTVTATAPYTISKTAGGTYGTSLAYTLADFPTGAGAQTVFVQFSPTLVGTATPNTNSLAIATASGNTQTLILNGTGVGVPALTVATTPTTTPTTLTFSGVINTTSTQTYSLSGVYLTANTVLTATGPYTISKDGTTFASTLTYTTTDLASAQTVTVKFSPLTVGANNGTITNASTGAATQTVTLTGTGLGVPTLTVAPAALTFAQGSGTTSAAQSFIITGANITAATILTTAAPYSISKTSTGTYGTTLTYTAADFANPQTVYVIFAPTTIGSANGTISVVSTGAASQTVTLTGTGVNSAPTLAAISDIALCYTATAQTIPLTGISAGESTQTTIVSATSDNPGLFSQFGVLPLTSSTAQINYTLASGASGVANVTVTVKDNGGTANGGIDTYTRTFKITVSSLAVVTITSDANGNVVSKGSNATLTATGGTSYSWTANSTIISSLTNASVTIRPSATTTYTVTATNAGGCTTTQSITIQVVLAKSLETSNVITPNGDGKNDIWVVRNIDLYPANTVKVYDKTGKLVYSKTGYNNDWNGYYNGSPLPQGTYIYVVDLGTGVPYKGVISVVRD; via the coding sequence ATGAAAAAAAGGTTACTCTATTTTGTGTTCTCATTGTTTTTTTTGTTAGTCAGCAATCTCAGTTTCGGGCAAGCTTTTACAGCCACGTACGATTTTAGTAGTTTTGTTGTGGCATCGGGGCAATCTGATCCAACGGGTGCTACACCCGCCAGTATTCCTGGGCTTACATGCGGTTTATTTACTGCTGCATCAACACTTTCTACTTCCTCCAGTGCAGGTAACCGATTTAGTTTTAGCAAATGGCCCCCGGGAGCAACCGCCGGCTCCGACGCATTTACCGGTTCTATTGACACCACTAAATACTATTCGGTAACGTTAACCCCAAATGCGGCGAAACTGACTTTAACAACAATGACCTTTACCGTACAACGTTCTTCCACAGGGATAAGGCAATATGCAGTACGCAGCAGTTTGGATAGCTACAATAGTAATCTTGCCGCATCAATTAATCCTACTAGTGCGGCACTAAGCGTTGTTGCAACTAATATTTTTCAAATAACAGACGCAACCACTGGCGCTACTAATGGTAGTACAATTACATTTGATGCCACCGCCTTTGCTAACCTAACAGCCCCGGTAACGATTCGTTTTTATGGAATAAATGCTAATGGAACTGCAGGCGGCGGTACCTTTAGTATAGATAATGTGGTTTTTAATGGTTCAACAACAACCGTTTCATCAACACCGACCCTGGTAGCAACGCCAACTTCGTTAGATTTTGGCGCGACAACAGGTGTTAACGGTTCGTCAGTAAAAACATTTACTTTATCAGGAAGTAACTTAACAGCCGGTGCAACTTTAACCACCGCCGACCCATACAGTATTTCTGTTGATGGTGGTACAACTTTTAATACCACGGCAACTATTACTGCCGCTACATTAGCTGCCGCACAAACCATATCGGTAAAATTTAGCCCAACCACAACAACAGCTACAACAGGTAATATAGCTATAACAAGTACAGGTGCTGCCACACAAAATGTAGGTTTGGCAGGTACAGGTGTTACACCCACTTTAACTGCAAGTGCAACCACTTTAACATTTACAAGCCAGGCTGTGGGTACAACTTCTACAGCACAATCTGTTACCTTATCGGGCGTGGGTTTAAGCACTAACACAACAGTAAGCGTTGCAGCACCATTCGCAATATCAAAGGATGGTACTAATTACAGTACTTTAGTAACCTATACACCTGCCGAACTTGCGGCAACAACATCTCCTACGTTATCGGTGGTATTTGCGCCAACAGCGGCAGGCACACCAACAGGTACTATAACTATAGCAAGTGCCGGAGCTACAAGTAAAACAGTATCGTTAAACGGTACAGCTACCGGTAGTGGAAATTCAATTGCTAATCACGTAGTTATTAGTCAACTTTATACGGCTGGTGGTAACAGCGGTGCTATATATAACTGGGACTTTATTGAGCTATATAACCCAACAAGCGCCGATGTTAATTTGAGTACATGGTCACTTCAGTATCAATCGGCAGCTGGAGTTGGAGCGTTCAGCGGTCAAACCACATTCCCGGCTGGTACGGTTATAAAATCACATGGTTACTACCTTGTGCAAGAACAACCCAATAGCCAAACTGTAACGGTTGGGGCTGCTCTGCCAGTAACGGCCGATTTGGCCACTGTTGGAATAGTAAACAATTTTAACCTGGGTGCAGGTGCAGGTAAACTTGCTTTGTGTAATAGCACAACTGTGTTAAACGGTACGCCTCCCAATACCGCAGCAACTTCTCCGCCGCTACTGTTATCTACAGCAAATATTGTTGATTTTGTAGGCTGGGGATTAGTAAATTATAATGAAAGCTTCGTTTTAGCTAATCCTGCTGTACCGACAACAACATCTTTAACAGGGTCTGCCCCTGCAATGAGTGCTACAGGTGGTGATATTAGGTTGGCCAATGCATCATCAACAGCCGCTACATTGGCACCGGGTGGTTCAGATGCAACTGCCGGTAACGGATACGACACCAATGTTAACTCAACAGATTTTGTTTTGGAAACAGGCATTGCAAACATTGTACCTCGTAATTCACAAACAACAGCAACTGTTACAACAACTACTCCACCGGCCTTAACAACTTCAGTTTCATCAATTGACTTTGGTACAACAGTTTTGGTAAATTCGGGTACTTTGGTAAAAACATTCACTTTATCAGCAAGTAGCCTAACAGCACCGGTAACGTTAACAACTGCCGCGCCGTATACCATTTCGGTTGATGGTGGTACAACCTACGTTACAACGGCAACTATTACGGCTGCAACATTAGCTACTGCACAAACCATATCGGTTAAATTTACACCAACCACCACTACCGCAGCAACTGGTAGCGTTAGCATTACCACAACCGGCGCAATAGGGCAGGGTGTTATACTAAATGGTACAGGTACTAATGTGGTTGCATTGCCAACGCTAACAGCTACGCCAACAACTTTGGCCTTTGGTAACGTTAATGCAGGAGTTACATTGGTTAAAACATTTACTTTAGGCGGTTCAACACTTACAACTGCAACTACTACGGTAAACGCAACGGCTCCTTACACGGTATCAAAAGATGGTACAACATATACAGCAAGCGTAACCTACTCGGTTGCCGAACTTACTGCAACCACTGCGCCAACCGTATCGGTTAAATTTAGCCCTTTAGCTGCAGGTGCCGCAAACTCAACCATTACTTTTACCAATACCGAGGTAGCTACGCTGCCAACGGTAACAATAACAGGTACTGGCGTTATTCCGGTTTTAACCGCTACCACAGCTCCGGCTACTACACCTACCGCCGTTGATTTTGGTAATCAAACTATTTCTACCTCGGCTGTAAAATCGTACGCATTATCAGGTGTTAATTTGGTAGGTAGTACTACAGTACATGTTACAGGCACAGGGTATTTGATATCAAAAGATAACACAACTTTTGCAACTACCGATTTAACTTACACAGCTGCCGAGTTAACCGCAACTACTGCGCCATCGGTTTATATCAAATTTACACCTGCAACCATTGGTACATTGGCTGGAAGTATAACCAATACCACAACCGGTACAGGTGCAGTAGTGCTGCCAGTAGCCTTAACAGGTATATCAGTAGCTGCCCCGGTTCCGGCTGTAACGCTTAACCCTGCTGCTCTTACTTTCAGTGCAACTGTAAATACAACATCGGCATCGCAAAGCTTTATCATAACAGGTGCTAATATATCAGGTGCCACAACTGTTACTGCAACTGCGCCATATACTATCTCAAAAACAGCAGGCGGAACCTACGGTACAAGTTTAGCCTATACCCTGGCCGATTTTCCTACAGGTGCAGGTGCTCAAACAGTATTCGTACAGTTTAGTCCAACTTTAGTTGGTACAGCTACGCCAAATACAAACTCATTGGCTATTGCAACGGCAAGCGGTAATACCCAAACTTTAATATTAAACGGTACAGGTGTTGGCGTACCTGCTTTAACTGTAGCCACAACGCCAACTACTACACCAACAACATTAACGTTTAGCGGTGTAATTAATACTACTTCAACACAAACCTATAGCTTATCGGGTGTTTATTTAACTGCAAATACAGTACTTACCGCTACCGGTCCTTACACCATATCTAAAGACGGTACTACTTTTGCAAGTACGCTTACCTATACAACTACCGATTTAGCTTCGGCCCAAACTGTTACAGTTAAATTTAGCCCACTTACGGTAGGAGCTAACAATGGCACAATAACTAATGCCAGCACAGGTGCCGCAACTCAAACAGTTACATTAACAGGTACCGGCCTTGGTGTGCCTACGTTAACTGTGGCTCCTGCAGCTTTAACTTTTGCACAGGGTTCTGGAACAACCTCGGCAGCACAAAGCTTTATAATAACTGGTGCTAATATAACTGCGGCTACCATTTTAACAACTGCTGCACCTTATAGCATTTCTAAAACAAGTACCGGCACTTATGGTACTACGTTAACCTATACCGCAGCAGATTTTGCTAACCCACAAACGGTGTACGTTATATTTGCCCCAACTACCATTGGTTCAGCCAATGGTACTATATCAGTAGTAAGTACAGGTGCAGCTTCACAAACGGTTACTTTAACCGGTACTGGTGTAAATTCAGCACCAACACTTGCAGCAATCTCCGATATTGCTTTATGTTATACAGCAACAGCGCAAACTATACCATTAACAGGTATCTCGGCAGGCGAATCAACTCAAACTACTATTGTTTCTGCAACGTCAGATAACCCTGGTTTATTTTCACAATTTGGTGTATTGCCTTTAACATCGTCAACGGCACAAATTAACTATACACTTGCTTCGGGCGCAAGCGGTGTGGCCAATGTAACTGTTACCGTTAAAGACAACGGCGGAACCGCAAATGGTGGTATTGATACTTACACCCGCACATTTAAAATTACGGTAAGCTCGTTGGCTGTGGTAACTATTACCAGCGATGCTAACGGGAATGTGGTTTCAAAAGGCAGTAATGCAACCCTAACCGCAACCGGTGGCACCAGTTATAGCTGGACGGCTAACTCAACCATAATTAGTTCGCTTACCAATGCATCAGTTACCATACGCCCCAGCGCTACAACTACGTATACAGTAACAGCAACTAACGCCGGCGGCTGTACAACAACCCAAAGCATTACTATACAGGTTGTTTTGGCAAAATCGTTAGAAACAAGCAATGTAATTACACCTAACGGCGATGGTAAAAACGATATTTGGGTTGTCCGTAATATTGATCTTTACCCGGCCAATACCGTAAAGGTGTATGATAAAACCGGCAAATTGGTATACTCAAAAACCGGTTACAATAACGATTGGAATGGTTACTATAACGGATCTCCATTACCTCAGGGAACCTATATTTATGTAGTTGATTTAGGTACCGGTGTACCATACAAAGGTGTTATAAGCGTTGTTAGAGACTAA
- a CDS encoding DNA/RNA non-specific endonuclease — MKFRHLLIFALFATFIVSCSKNKGDNFSFIPDAADTSGTGSATTPVTIPVGNDAPPTSGEDSNNFLGNPTPASTDVVVNKDDYLINQGYYVESYSSTRETPNWVCWHLDKTSIGGTKRSDAFAAYAGLPSAFFAVQSDSYNYATYGFDRGHDCPSADRTSSLTANKATFLMTNMIPQAPQNNQQTWGNLEDYIRTQVNSNGMEAYIIMGSYGTGGTGLYGTFSTIKYSKYTNEAVNVPSYVWKVAILIPSSTGDLSRITASSKIIAVNTPNINSINADWTQYITTVNAIEAASNASTGATAGQKINLFGALPADVKAALKAKTGDGK; from the coding sequence ATGAAATTTAGACACTTACTAATTTTTGCCCTCTTTGCTACCTTTATCGTGTCCTGTTCTAAAAACAAGGGCGATAATTTTTCTTTCATCCCCGATGCTGCCGACACCTCCGGTACAGGCTCGGCAACAACCCCGGTTACTATTCCGGTAGGTAACGATGCTCCACCCACTTCGGGGGAAGACAGCAATAATTTTCTGGGCAACCCTACACCTGCAAGCACAGATGTTGTTGTTAATAAAGACGATTATTTAATAAATCAAGGTTATTACGTAGAAAGCTATAGCTCAACCAGAGAAACGCCAAACTGGGTTTGCTGGCATTTGGATAAAACTTCTATTGGCGGTACCAAACGCAGCGATGCATTTGCAGCCTATGCAGGCTTGCCTTCCGCATTTTTTGCTGTACAAAGCGATAGCTATAATTATGCTACCTACGGTTTCGACAGAGGGCATGATTGCCCTTCGGCAGATCGTACAAGTTCGTTAACTGCAAACAAGGCTACTTTTTTAATGACTAACATGATACCTCAGGCTCCGCAAAATAATCAGCAAACCTGGGGCAACCTTGAAGACTATATACGTACCCAAGTTAACAGCAACGGTATGGAAGCATATATTATAATGGGTAGTTATGGTACAGGCGGCACCGGTTTGTATGGTACCTTCAGCACAATAAAATATAGCAAGTATACAAACGAAGCCGTTAACGTGCCAAGCTATGTTTGGAAGGTTGCGATATTGATACCATCCTCAACCGGCGATTTGAGCCGAATTACAGCTTCGAGCAAAATTATTGCGGTTAATACACCTAATATCAACTCTATTAATGCCGACTGGACACAATACATTACTACTGTTAACGCAATAGAAGCCGCCAGTAACGCCTCGACAGGTGCAACAGCCGGCCAAAAAATCAATCTGTTTGGCGCACTACCGGCCGATGTAAAAGCCGCCTTGAAAGCCAAAACAGGTGATGGTAAATAG
- a CDS encoding sterol desaturase family protein encodes MENVVHLFLKIFTISATRYFVIAGIAFLLCYKILSNWLTKAKIQSRTAANADFYREILHSVQTTAILAVIACLVLNTPLRNYTWVYSNLADYPTWWIIVSLVLCLIIHDTYFYWMHRLLHHPKLFRHTHLLHHKSTNPSPWTSYSFHFFEAWTEGGVLLVIVFVLPVHTLTIALFTFTGFIINVYGHLGYEIVPKRFRKSPLFGLFNTSVHHNLHHKKFNGNYGLYFRVWDRLMRTEHTDYVKEFDRVQQNRFGTQISDTNEPLATYQAVK; translated from the coding sequence ATGGAAAACGTTGTTCATCTGTTTCTAAAAATATTTACCATCTCGGCTACCCGGTATTTTGTTATTGCAGGTATTGCTTTTTTGCTATGCTATAAAATACTATCTAACTGGTTAACAAAGGCAAAAATACAAAGCCGTACCGCAGCCAATGCCGATTTTTACCGCGAGATATTACATTCGGTGCAAACTACAGCCATACTGGCTGTTATAGCATGTTTGGTACTCAACACGCCGTTAAGAAATTATACATGGGTTTATAGTAACCTGGCTGACTATCCAACATGGTGGATAATAGTGAGTTTGGTTTTATGCCTCATTATTCACGATACCTATTTTTATTGGATGCACCGTTTGCTTCATCATCCTAAATTATTCAGGCATACGCATTTGCTGCATCATAAATCAACCAATCCATCACCTTGGACTTCTTATTCCTTCCATTTTTTTGAGGCCTGGACGGAAGGCGGCGTATTGTTGGTGATAGTTTTTGTGTTGCCGGTGCATACGCTTACCATAGCCTTATTCACCTTTACCGGTTTTATAATTAATGTTTACGGCCATTTGGGTTACGAAATAGTACCAAAGCGTTTCCGTAAATCGCCCTTGTTTGGCTTGTTTAATACTTCGGTTCATCACAACCTTCACCACAAAAAGTTTAATGGCAACTACGGCCTCTACTTTAGGGTATGGGACAGGCTAATGCGAACCGAACACACGGACTATGTAAAGGAATTTGACCGGGTTCAGCAAAACCGATTTGGAACTCAAATTAGTGATACCAACGAACCATTGGCAACTTATCAGGCGGTTAAATAA